CCCATCATTACAGGTGCAATACTAATATATATTAGGACTAATCTTTTTAAGGAAAATAAACGAAGTACGTACTCTTTTTATACTTTTGAAATAGTTACTTCTTGTGTAGTAGCAATATGCTTCTTCATGAGTACAGAACATGGAATGGCTGCACTTGTGAGTGCGTCTATAATGTTTGTAGCATTTCCAGTTTGGGAAAAATCTTTTTCCCAACGATTGCGATCGCTTAGTTTCTTTATTATATTTTATAGTTTGAGCGTATTATGCATTTATGTGTTACTCTGTGGTTATAATTTTTATTTACCACTGAAATATAGTTTAATCGACATACCAACCGATCAGTTTTGGTATTTCGGAAGCCCACCTTCACCGTTTCTAAAAAGTATTTATGAAGTAAACTCCCTAGTCTGTTATAGGATTTATATTGCCTTTTTTCTATTAATTATATCTGCAATCTTATATTTTGTAAGTTCAGAAATTAAAAAGCCTAAATTCTCAATTATTTTATTTCTAATTATTTATGGTATTGCCTCCAACATCAGCTACTTAGGGATTGCTATTATAGAGTACAGTACACCTTTGTACAGGCTAGAAATTTTAATTACAATTTATTATTGTTTAGAAGCTTTTAAGTCAGTTTTTTCTATAAACAAAACAATACAAACGCTACATCACGCACTTAATTCATTACTTTTATTATCTTTAATTATTCTAATTATTAGATTAATATTTAATTTTAACCTATACAACCCAATTTCCCAGTTACAGTTATTGATTACTAACTCTCAACAGATAACTAGCAACAAAGTCTTAGGCGTATACCTTAGTCCTAGCTGGGTGGAAACTCAAAAAATAGCTAAAAATGTCATCGGTAGATTATCCTCCAGTCCTGCCATCTTATTGAGTAGCCCTTTGTCTGATAAAAACTGGATTAACGGCATTAGTAGATTTGCCCCAGGCTTTTTTGTTAGTGATATTTCTGAATTAGTAAACATCAGACCAGGTGATATAGCCACTTTTACTAAAAGTGGTTCAAGAACTATAACCGCAATTAATGGAGATCAAGTATATGTCGAAGGAACCAAATTAGACCCAGTAGCGGATGGATATCCTCATCCTATACAAATACAAAGAAATCCAGAAACACCCAAAATAAATAGTTTTGATATTTGGTCTACTTATTCAGGCCTTTTAGAGGCAGAATATGGAGTATTTCACCCAGAATCGGACTATATAATTCATGCTTTAGGGATTCATGCAAGGAAAAAGTATGTAGATACATTTATAGCTACAAAACCTAAGTTTGTGACTACAATTCGTTCAAAATTTACTCTTTATGAACAGTAGATTCAAAACACATCATGGGATTTTTATGAAATATTATTACAAAACTATAAACCTGTAGCTTTGACCAATCATAGCTTAATTTGGCAGAGGCGTGAGGATGCTTTGTGGAAAACCGATCCAATTTGGGATGGGGAAGTAAGGGTCCGGCAAGGTGAAAGTGCAAAAAACACAGTAATTGAAATACCATTAATTTCAAAACATAGTATCACTCAATCACAAATTTTGCCTATTGTAGTAAATATAAATTATGAGATTAGTAATTACTGGAAATATATCCCCTTAGCCGGAAAGTTGCCTCGTTACTTCTTAAAACCTATCAATACAAAATCAAAACTACCTATCTCACTACCTCCTCATTTGAAGTCTATAAACTTTCCTCTTTATATTGAGCCTAATACTAAGCCTATGCTTAAATTGGATGTGGCATCGTTGCTTCCTGGTGTTAACTTTAAAATTACCAGTTTGCGCTATCGTATTCTTCGAGTACCAGAACAAAATATCTCTGCACTAATGGACATTAAAGCTGAATGAAGCAGTCAAAGTACAATGCAATTGTAATTGGAGGGGGTTTCTTTGGATGTAGAATGGCTTTAGCTCTAAAGAAGCACATGAAGTATGTTCTGATTCTCGAAAAAGAAACTGACATTCTTCAACGTGCATCTTATGCCAACCAGGCTAGAGTTCATAATGGCTACCATTATCCACGAAGCATTCTTACGGCTCTGCGTTCAAGAATAAACTTTCCAAAATTTGTCAGCGAGTATCAAGAATGTGTTGATAGTAGTTTTGACAAGTATTATGCAATGGGTAAGTTATTATCGAAAGTGACGGCTAATCAATTTAAATTTTTTTGCCACCGTATTGATTCACCTCTAAAGCCAGCTCCTAAAAATATAAAAAATCTTTTTAATCAAAATTTAATTGAAGAAGTATTTTTGGTAAAAGAGTATGCTTTTGATGCTGTCAAGCTGAAAAATAGGATGTTAAATGAGCTTGAAGATGCAGGTGTTGAAGTAAAATTAGACTCAAAAGTTGTTAAGGTACAAAATATTGACAAATTAGGGATTAAAGTCTTTGTTGAGTCTGGGGATAGCGATGATAGCATCACCGCTACATACGTCTTTAACTGCACTTATTCAGCAATTAACCATATTCTTGTGGCTTCTGAACTGCCCACTATCCCTCTGAAGCACGAATTGGCTGAGATGGCATTGGTTGAAGTACCTGAACCTCTGAAGCATTTAGGTATTACCGTCATGTGCGGTCCCTTCTTCTCTATTATGCCTTTTCCATCACGCGGACTACATACACTGAGCCATGTTCGGTATACGCCTCATTGCTACTGGCAAGATACCGAAAACTTTTCTGTAGAAATAGGTAATAACCCAAGTAAAATAACACGTAAGACTAACTATCCCCATATGATCAGAGATGCAGAGCGGTATATACCTAGGTTGAAAGACTGTCGCTATGTAGACTCTCTGTGGGAAGTAAAAACCGTTCTTCCTCAGAGTGAGGTAGATGATAGTAGACCAATCCTCTTCAGAAGAGACCAAGGTATAAAAAACTTTACTTGTATTTTAGGAGCTAAAATTGACAATGTTTATGATATCCCTGATGAACTCCAGTTCCTGAATAGTGAAGAAACTTGAACTTCATGCCTAACTCTGATTGTTTTGTTTCAGTAATAGCTCCCGTTTACAATGACTCGCGGATCGTAGAAGCTTTCGTTGCTGAAGTCATACAAGTGTTGCGAAATAATTACGCTAACTATGAAGTTGTACTGGTTAATGATGGATCGGAGGATAACACGTTAGAAAAAATATTTTTTATATTAAAAGAATACGAATGTATTAGATTGATCAGCCTCTCAAGAAATTTTGGTACTGATGTTGCGATCGCATCAGGGTTGGACACAGTTATCGGAGATTTTGTAGTCGTTCTGATTCCTGAATCCGATCCACCGCAACTAATCCCAGAACTAATCCAACAAGCCCAAAATGGCAAAGATATACTGGTAGGAGTCCGCAGAAACCGCCTTGATGAATCTTTGTGGATGAGAGCGGGAGCAAATTTGTTTTATTGGCTCTGTAGACGGTTGTTAAGAATACCATTAATAAAGAATTCAACTCAGTTTCGAGTGTTAAGCCGACAAGTTGTAAATGCGATTACCCAGATCGAAGATAAGCATCGCTACCTACGTCTTCTTAGCTCCTATGTAGGCTACAGAAGCCAGACTTTTACTTATGAGTTTATTAAAAGATACAGAAGACCAAAAGCCAAGAGTTTTCTTGAATTAATTGCTCTAGGTTCACAAATTATAGTAGCCAACTCATCCCGTCCTCTACGATTCGCTAGCTACATAGGTCTTTTAGCCAGTCTCGTAAATGTAATTTATATTGGCTACGTCGTCTTGGTTTACGTGCTTAAAGATCAAGTTGCCGAGGGGTGGGTTACATTATCTCTACAAAATGCTTTGATGTTCTTTTTTGTCTCTATAATCTTAACTATTTTGTGCGAGTATGTGTGTTCCATTTTGGAGCGGCTTAAAGGAGGACCTGCATATTATGTTGCTGACGAAAAGAATAGTTCTGTTTTAATTGCGGATCGAGAACGAAGAAATATCGTAAAAGATTCGGAAAACATTCAAGTCTAAATGCAAAATTCATTTACCATGCCTTCAAGTAGTTGGGAATTCCCAAATTATATAACTGATGAACTCGCGCCCAAACAGAGTAAATACTGTGTGTGTATTCCTGTTATCAATGAGGGAATAAAAATTAGCTCTCAGTTAGACCGTATGAGATGGTTATCTAAAAATATTGACATTATTATTGCTGATGGAGGTAGCACTGATGGTTCCTTATCAGTAGATGTCTTATCTGAACTTGGTGTACGAGTTTTGCTAACTAAGCAAGATACTGGAAAATTGAGTGCCCAATTAAGAATGGCTTTTGCTTACGCCCTACAACAAGGTTACGAAGGAATCATTACAATTGATGGTAATAATAAAGACGATCCAGAGGCCATTATCTCTTTTATTACAGCCCTAGATCAGGGATTTGACCACATTCAAGGCTCCCGATTCATTAAAGGCGGGAAAGCTATCAATACGCCCTTGTCTCGGCTAGTTGGTATTAAACTCATTCATGCCCCTCTAATAAGCCTTGCATCTGGCTTCCGTTATACTGATACTACGAATGGATTTCGGGCGTACAGCCGTAGGTTACTTTTAGATGAACGGGTAGCGCCCTTTAGAACAGTATTTTCAGCCTACGAATTGCACTATTATCTTGCAATTCGCTCGGCTCGTTTAGGCTACCGCATTATAGAGCTACCAGTATCCCGGCGATATCCTGCCAAAGGACCAACTCCAACTAAAATCAGCCCCATTAAAGGAAACTTACTTGTTATGAAGACTCTTATAAAAGCATGTCTTCATCGATTCGATCCACCCCATACAAAAAAGTAATTAGACAAATAAAGAGGGTTTTTATATGAGCAGTGCCCTAATTGGATACAGCGGATTTGTAGGGAGTAATATTGTTCGCCAGAATTACTTTAACAGTTTATACAATTCTAAAAATATTGAATCAATCATTGATCAAAGTTTTGATGTGCTAGTTTGTTCGGGAGCGCCAGCGGTTAAATGGTTAGCTAACAAGGAACCTATCAAAGATTTAGAGAATATTAACCGACTGATAAAATGCTTAGGAAAAGTTTCGGCACAGAAGGTTATATTAATATCGACTGTTGATGTATATCCAGTGGCTGTAGAAGTAGATGAAGATACTGAAATTGATACCAATAATTTGCATCCCTATGGGAAACATCGTTTGGAATTAGAGAGGTTTGTCAAGGAACGATTCGATACACTGATTGTTCGTCTTCCAGGTCTCTTTGGAGAGGGTCTTAAAAAAAATATTATTTATGACTTCATTCACAATAACTGTACTGAGCAAATTCACAAAGATAGTGTGTTTCAATTCTATAACCTCGACCATCTTTGGAAAGATATTCAAGTTTTTCTAAAAAATGAT
This Coleofasciculus sp. FACHB-T130 DNA region includes the following protein-coding sequences:
- a CDS encoding FAD-dependent oxidoreductase, yielding MKQSKYNAIVIGGGFFGCRMALALKKHMKYVLILEKETDILQRASYANQARVHNGYHYPRSILTALRSRINFPKFVSEYQECVDSSFDKYYAMGKLLSKVTANQFKFFCHRIDSPLKPAPKNIKNLFNQNLIEEVFLVKEYAFDAVKLKNRMLNELEDAGVEVKLDSKVVKVQNIDKLGIKVFVESGDSDDSITATYVFNCTYSAINHILVASELPTIPLKHELAEMALVEVPEPLKHLGITVMCGPFFSIMPFPSRGLHTLSHVRYTPHCYWQDTENFSVEIGNNPSKITRKTNYPHMIRDAERYIPRLKDCRYVDSLWEVKTVLPQSEVDDSRPILFRRDQGIKNFTCILGAKIDNVYDIPDELQFLNSEET
- a CDS encoding glycosyltransferase family 2 protein; amino-acid sequence: MPNSDCFVSVIAPVYNDSRIVEAFVAEVIQVLRNNYANYEVVLVNDGSEDNTLEKIFFILKEYECIRLISLSRNFGTDVAIASGLDTVIGDFVVVLIPESDPPQLIPELIQQAQNGKDILVGVRRNRLDESLWMRAGANLFYWLCRRLLRIPLIKNSTQFRVLSRQVVNAITQIEDKHRYLRLLSSYVGYRSQTFTYEFIKRYRRPKAKSFLELIALGSQIIVANSSRPLRFASYIGLLASLVNVIYIGYVVLVYVLKDQVAEGWVTLSLQNALMFFFVSIILTILCEYVCSILERLKGGPAYYVADEKNSSVLIADRERRNIVKDSENIQV
- a CDS encoding glycosyltransferase family 2 protein yields the protein MQNSFTMPSSSWEFPNYITDELAPKQSKYCVCIPVINEGIKISSQLDRMRWLSKNIDIIIADGGSTDGSLSVDVLSELGVRVLLTKQDTGKLSAQLRMAFAYALQQGYEGIITIDGNNKDDPEAIISFITALDQGFDHIQGSRFIKGGKAINTPLSRLVGIKLIHAPLISLASGFRYTDTTNGFRAYSRRLLLDERVAPFRTVFSAYELHYYLAIRSARLGYRIIELPVSRRYPAKGPTPTKISPIKGNLLVMKTLIKACLHRFDPPHTKK
- a CDS encoding NAD-dependent epimerase/dehydratase family protein, with product MSSALIGYSGFVGSNIVRQNYFNSLYNSKNIESIIDQSFDVLVCSGAPAVKWLANKEPIKDLENINRLIKCLGKVSAQKVILISTVDVYPVAVEVDEDTEIDTNNLHPYGKHRLELERFVKERFDTLIVRLPGLFGEGLKKNIIYDFIHNNCTEQIHKDSVFQFYNLDHLWKDIQVFLKNDLKLVNLATEPIAVWEVASEGFGFTFTNEPSSKPARYDFRTKYSYLLDKNNHLYMYNKEQVLIDLKNFALKQIV